A stretch of DNA from Sandaracinaceae bacterium:
GTGCAGAAAGGCGTTGCTGTACGTGGCCGAGGCGCCCACCTTGATGAACACGTCCTCCGCCGAGCCGCCACGGGCGACGACTTCGCGCAGGTGCGCGGCCACGTGCGGCGTGATGGGGGAGAGCGTGCGGTCGTCTGGGTATGACGTGGGGTAGGTAGCGCTGTCCATTCCGAGGTCCACGCCCGCGTCCCCACTGCCCAGATCGCCTCCCCCGTCGCCCCCTTGGTCGTAGCGGAACGTCGTGTCTCGGTCGTCCACACACCCCGTGGCCGTCCCCAGGAGAGCCAGCCAGGCCGCAAAGAGTGCCCCCGTGCGATGCGCCGGGCGCGGCTGGTCAGGAGCGGTCACTGCGCGAGTGTAGCGACAGGCCACCGCCGCCGGCAATGTCTCGCAGCGGGTCATGGTCGACCCCTCACGGCTGGGTTCACTCACTCGGCGGACGGAGTGCTCGCAGCGCCATCGCGGGCTGCCGAGACACCGGTGACTGCGTGGCGCAGGCGGACGCGCGCCAACAGCTCGCCGATCTCGGCGTTGAGCAGCGCCACGTGCGCCTGGGCTCGCTCGAGGCGGGCATCGACGACGTCGCTCTGCACCACCGTCCCCGCCTCGAGCTGCGCCCAACGCAGGCGGTAGCTCTCGTCCGCGGCGCGCACCTGCGCTTGCGCCGCCATCACGGCCTGCTCCGCCGCAGCGAGCTGGTGATAGGCGGAGGCTACCTCGAGGCGCACGCCGTCGCGCACGCGCTGGACGTCAGCCTCGAGCTGCAGGAGCTGGGCCTGGGCGCTCTGCGCCTGCTGGCGAGCATCGAGCGTCTGCTGGAGCGACCAGCTGACGACAGCGCTGACGTCCCAGGCGGGCGTGAACTCCGCGCGCTGTGGGAACACCCTCGGGTTGGGGTTGGCGTAGACGAAGTTGGCCTGCACGGCGAGCCGTGGGTACTGAGCGCCGCGTGCGCTGCGGAGCTGATGACCCCTCGCGTCGCGCAGCGACGCCAGCGCCACCAGCTCCGGACGCTCGCGCTCGGCCATCTCTTGCAGCTCGTCCAGCGTGCCGACCGGCACGGTCTGGCTTCGGCTGACGGCGACCCGCACCTCGAGCTGGCCCTGGACGTGGGTCAGCGCGCGTAGCGCCTCGAGCGTCAGCGCGACGCCCATGTCTGCCTGCGCCACGGCGACCTGGGCCGCGGCCACCCCGGCGTCGACTCGCATCAGCTCGACGGGCGCGGCGGCCCCCTCGCGCACCAGGGTCGCGACACGCTCTCGGTGCGCCTCCGCCTGCCCGAGCGCGTCGCGCGCGACCTGCTGCGCGGCCACGGCTCGCACGTGCTCGTAGAAGGCCTCCCGCGCCTGGAGCGTCACGCTACGCTGCTCGACCTCGGCCTGCACGCGCTGGGCGTCCAGCGCGGCGTCGGTCGCCCTGACCTGGGGCAGTACGGTGAGGAAGAGGTCGGTGAGGGGGTATGAGATGCTCGCCGTGAAAGCGTACTGGTTCCGGAGGATCGGGAAGGACGTGTTGGTCAGGCCGTCGATCAGACCTCGGAAGACGAGCCGCGCGTTGGGGTCGGCCACGTTGGCGATGGCGTTGTCGATGAGGGGGTTGTCGACGCCTCCGCCGATGGAGCCGTTCTGGATGTTGGAGATGCGGGTGTAGCGGAAGCCGAGCTGCACCTCGGGGACGAACCCGAGCAGCGCGCGGCGCGCACCTGCCCGTGCGGCTTCGACCGAAGCCCGTGCGGCTTCGATGCTCGGCGCGCTGGCCAGTGCCGCGGCAACCACCTGTTCCTCGTCCAACCCCTGGCTCCCATCGACCGCGAGCGCCCCGAGCTCCGACGCAGCTTCCTCCCCCGCCTGGGCTGCCAAGGCCGCGTCGTCGCGGGGGTCCTGGGCGCGAGCCGCAGACGGGGGACTCAGCACCCACCCGACGAGCGCGAGAGGCAGCACTACGCGC
This window harbors:
- a CDS encoding TolC family protein; protein product: MFRPLSFRVGPRLFPTRVVLPLALVGWVLSPPSAARAQDPRDDAALAAQAGEEAASELGALAVDGSQGLDEEQVVAAALASAPSIEAARASVEAARAGARRALLGFVPEVQLGFRYTRISNIQNGSIGGGVDNPLIDNAIANVADPNARLVFRGLIDGLTNTSFPILRNQYAFTASISYPLTDLFLTVLPQVRATDAALDAQRVQAEVEQRSVTLQAREAFYEHVRAVAAQQVARDALGQAEAHRERVATLVREGAAAPVELMRVDAGVAAAQVAVAQADMGVALTLEALRALTHVQGQLEVRVAVSRSQTVPVGTLDELQEMAERERPELVALASLRDARGHQLRSARGAQYPRLAVQANFVYANPNPRVFPQRAEFTPAWDVSAVVSWSLQQTLDARQQAQSAQAQLLQLEADVQRVRDGVRLEVASAYHQLAAAEQAVMAAQAQVRAADESYRLRWAQLEAGTVVQSDVVDARLERAQAHVALLNAEIGELLARVRLRHAVTGVSAARDGAASTPSAE